One genomic segment of Salmo trutta chromosome 8, fSalTru1.1, whole genome shotgun sequence includes these proteins:
- the dram1 gene encoding DNA damage-regulated autophagy modulator protein 1 isoform X2 — translation MFWFMEGICCLPTFLVIWSSSTFIVSYLIALFEHDVDVIFPYISDTGAKPPESCVFGLMTVITALAGTATMYARYKFVEKLNETAGGVPPVLNQAAFWIGMLSCLGMCFVATFQETTITAVHDAAVVCAVFVTQTTLHRKTKDEDYVFHLVSAVSEWVVAFSFIFFFFTYIHDFKKFTLKLRTEFVDYSR, via the exons ATGTTTTGGTTCATGGAGGGAATATGCTGTTTGCCAACTTTTTTGGTCATCTGGTCATCTAGCACGTTTATTGTTTCCTACCTAATTGCATTGTTCGAGCATGATGTGGATGTTATCTTCCCCTATATAAG TGACACTGGGGCTAAACCCCCAGAGAGCTGTGTCTTTGGCTTGATGACGGTCATCACTGCACTTGCAG GTACGGCCACCATGTATGCCAGATACAAGTTTGTGGAGAAGCTCAATGAGACAGCAGGTGGTGTGCCCCCAGTACTGAATCAGGCTGCTTTCTGGATTGGAATGCTTTCTTGTTTGGGGATGTGTTTTGTGGCTACTTTCCAG GAGACAACGATTACGGCAGTTCATGATGCAG CTGTTGTCTGTGCTGTCTTTGTGACACAAACCACACTGCATAGAAAAACAAAAGACGAG GACTATGTGTTCCATCTGGTGAGTGCTGTGAGTGAGTGGGTCGTGGCCTTCAgcttcatcttcttcttcttcacctACATCCACGACTTTAAA AAGTTTACTCTGAAGCTGAGAACAGAGTTTGTGGACTATTCCCGATGA
- the dram1 gene encoding DNA damage-regulated autophagy modulator protein 1 isoform X1: MFWFMEGICCLPTFLVIWSSSTFIVSYLIALFEHDVDVIFPYISDTGAKPPESCVFGLMTVITALAGTATMYARYKFVEKLNETAGGVPPVLNQAAFWIGMLSCLGMCFVATFQETTITAVHDAGALLFFVSGVLYTILQSIISYKAFPYGCSLALCHMRTGIATIAFLAVFPTVVCAVFVTQTTLHRKTKDEDYVFHLVSAVSEWVVAFSFIFFFFTYIHDFKKFTLKLRTEFVDYSR; the protein is encoded by the exons ATGTTTTGGTTCATGGAGGGAATATGCTGTTTGCCAACTTTTTTGGTCATCTGGTCATCTAGCACGTTTATTGTTTCCTACCTAATTGCATTGTTCGAGCATGATGTGGATGTTATCTTCCCCTATATAAG TGACACTGGGGCTAAACCCCCAGAGAGCTGTGTCTTTGGCTTGATGACGGTCATCACTGCACTTGCAG GTACGGCCACCATGTATGCCAGATACAAGTTTGTGGAGAAGCTCAATGAGACAGCAGGTGGTGTGCCCCCAGTACTGAATCAGGCTGCTTTCTGGATTGGAATGCTTTCTTGTTTGGGGATGTGTTTTGTGGCTACTTTCCAG GAGACAACGATTACGGCAGTTCATGATGCAGGTGCATTACTCTTCTTTGTTTCTGGTGTTCTGTACACCATCCTCCAGTCCATCATATCCTATAAGGCCTTCCCCTATGGATGTTCCTTGGCCTTGTGTCATATGCGCACAGGAATTGCAACCATCGCCTTCCTGGCAGTTTTCCCCA CTGTTGTCTGTGCTGTCTTTGTGACACAAACCACACTGCATAGAAAAACAAAAGACGAG GACTATGTGTTCCATCTGGTGAGTGCTGTGAGTGAGTGGGTCGTGGCCTTCAgcttcatcttcttcttcttcacctACATCCACGACTTTAAA AAGTTTACTCTGAAGCTGAGAACAGAGTTTGTGGACTATTCCCGATGA
- the washc3 gene encoding WASH complex subunit 3, translated as MDEDGLPIVGSGIDLTKVPAIQQRRVVAYLNQFIVHTVRFLNRFSTVCEEKLASISLRIQQIETTLSILEAKLSSIPGLEDVRVEGVGQLPATEVNGPVAVVVPSQPETPVAVPLPPPEASPKIPDPRAAEAAGDSRMTVAKDPRYARYLKMVQVGVPVMAIKNKMVQEGLDPNLLDTPDAPVPDAVKKNTLDQDDDSDDGSESSFSD; from the exons ATGGACGAGGACGGTTTACCGATTGTGGGATCAGGAATAGATCTGACCAAG GTTCCAGCCATACAACAGAGGAGAGTCGTTGCCTATCTCAACCAGTTCATAGTGCACACTGTCCGCTTCCTCAATCGTTTTTCGACAGTTTGTGAAGAGAAACTTGCATCCATATCTCTTCGGATACAGCAGATTGAAACTACCCTCAGCATTTTGGAAGCAAAG CTATCCTCTATTCCTGGTTTGGAGGATGTCAGGGTAGAGGGTGTTGGTCAGTTGCCAGCTACGGAAGTCAACGGTCCAGTCGCAGTCGTGGTCCCAAGTCAACCAGAGACCCCTGTGGCTGTGCCATTGCCACCTCCTgag GCCTCTCCAAAAATACCAGACCCAAGAGCAGCAGAGGCAGCAGGAGACAGTAGGATGACTGTGGCCAAGGACCCACGCTATGCCAGATATCTCAAGATGGTGCAAGTG GGTGTTCCAGTTATGGCGATAAAGAATAAAATGGTCCAGGAAGGTTTGGATCCCAACCTGCTTGA CACACCAGATGCACCTGTGCCTGATGCCGTCAAAAAGAACACACTAGATCAAGATGATGACAGCGACGATGGCAGTGAGTCATCTTTCAGCGATTGA